In one Vicia villosa cultivar HV-30 ecotype Madison, WI unplaced genomic scaffold, Vvil1.0 ctg.001315F_1_1, whole genome shotgun sequence genomic region, the following are encoded:
- the LOC131634554 gene encoding uncharacterized protein LOC131634554, which produces MAAANAFFAQDQGTTFNLEYAWRSLKDEPKWMGESIKSSSKITKTYANEASSENPNTPSSYEFNSSSPMERPMGQKAAKRKGKAKEIPNATQDARNKRAVSMERLAQSKKDEIELKVVQLMMKDTSTMSDSQRDIHEKYCNKMKKNMECS; this is translated from the coding sequence ATGGCCGCTGCAAATGCATTTTTTGCTCAGGATCAAGGTACAACATTCAACCTTGAGTACGCATGGAGATCGttaaaagatgaacctaaatGGATGGGAGAATCGATTAAAAgttcttcaaaaataacaaagACTTATGCTAATGAGGCATCATCGGAGAATCCAAATACACCTTCAAGTTATGAGTTTAACTCATCATCACCAATGGAGCGTCCAATGGGACAAAAAGCAGCAAAAAGGAAGGGTAAGGCAAAGGAAATTCCAAATGCAACGCAAGATGCAAGGAATAAAAGAGCAGTGTCAATGGAAAGACTAGCGCAAAGTAAGAAGGACGAGATAGAATTAAAGGTAGTGCAACTAATGATGAAAGACACTTCTACTATGAGCGATAGTCAACGAGatattcatgaaaaatattgtaataagatgaaaaaaaatatGGAATGTAGTTAG
- the LOC131634555 gene encoding uncharacterized protein LOC131634555, producing MDSDDSDNYDQEFWELVEEEFMDDSDEEQELQNELQSGIYTDVQFRRRFRMHRHVFLRIVDALGNHDEYFQMRVDATGKMGLSPLQKCTSAIRMLAYGSAADIVDEYVRIGESTSIECLQRFVQGVNAVFGAEYLRKPNNTDVEHLLQMGESRGFPGMLGSIDCMHWEWKNCPVAWKGQFCRGDHGKPTIMLEVVASQDLWIWHAFFGIAGSNNDINVLNQSNVFNDILEGHAPNVQYIINGTPYNMGYYLADGIYPEWATFVKTISMPQGEKKKLFAQHQESARKDVKRAFGVLQSRFAIIHGPARAWHMDTLKHTIYACIILHNMIVEDERHTYGGNFDYSYDNVDDNNSTTETFSGPHPNLATRLQRRASIREKQVHRQLQGNLVEYIWERFGHVDDEV from the exons ATGGATTCAGACGATTCAGATAATTACGATCAAGAATTTTGGGAGTTGGTTGAAGAAGAATTTATGGACGACAGTGATGAAGAACAAGAGCTTCAGAATGAACTTCAATCTGGAA TATACACAGATGTTCAATTCCGAAGAAGGTTCAGAATGCATAGGCATGTATTTCTTCGAATTGTAGATGCTCTTGGAAATCATGATGAATATTTCCAAATGAGGGTCGATGCAACTGGTAAAATGGGTCTTTCACCATTGCAGAAATGTACATCTGCTATTCGTATGTTAGCGTATGGGTCTGCTGCTGACATTGTAGACGAGTATGTTCGAATCGGTGAAAGCACTTCAATTGAGTGCTTACAAAGATTCGTTCAGGGCGTGAATGCTGTATTTGGGGCTGAGTATTTGAGAAAGCCTAACAACACTGATGTTGAACATCTTTTACAAATGGGAGAGTCTCGTGGCTTTCCAGGTATGTTGGGTTCCATTGATTGTATGCATTGGGAATGGAAAAATTGTCCTGTTGCATGGAAAGGACAGTTTTGTCGAGGTGATCATGGTAAGCCCACAATCATGCTTGAAGTAGTGGCATCACAAGACTTATGGATTTGGCATGCTTTTTTTGGTATTGCAGGTTCAAACAATGACATTAATGTGTTAAACCAATCTAACGTGTTTAACGATATTTTGGAAGGACATGCTCCCAATGTGCAATATATAATCAATGGGACACCATATAATATGGGGTATTATTTAGCAGATGGTATATATCCTGAGTGGGCTACATTTGTCAAGACCATTTCAATGCCACagggagaaaagaaaaagttatttGCTCAACATCAAGAATCAGCTAGAAAAGATGTGAAGCGAGCATTTGGAGTGCTTCAATCTCGATTTGCAATTATACATGGCCCAGCACGTGCCTGGCACATGGACACCCTCAAGCATACCATATATGCATGCATCATATTGCACAACATGATTGTTGAAGACGAACGACATACATATGGAGGTAATTTTGATTACTCTTATGATAATGTGGATGACAACAACTCAACAACCGAAACATTTAGCGGTCCTCATCCGAATCTTGCAACAAGACTACAAAGAAGAGCAAGTATTCGAGAAAAACAAGTTCATCGTCAACTTCAAGGAAATTTAGTCGAGTATATTTGGGAACGTTTTGGACATGTAGATGATGaagtttaa